The following proteins are encoded in a genomic region of Drosophila bipectinata strain 14024-0381.07 chromosome XL, DbipHiC1v2, whole genome shotgun sequence:
- the LOC108130336 gene encoding uncharacterized protein yields MSLASREMNPVVLNESDSHGSSSTASKLGFLYRLDRLLRRWLPGYSYLRGKRRSGSASASSLLLEGKTGSGGGTGGGLNTIQELGNRCGKRGNNKNEVYLDTGIAKSEFCLQLEVLLRNKMLKQKQLEKEKEKEKEKEKAKELEMKPTGSPSMTTNLRQ; encoded by the coding sequence ATGAGCTTGGCCAGTCGGGAGATGAATCCAGTTGTACTAAATGAGAGCGACAGTCACGGCAGCTCCTCCACTGCCAGCAAGCTGGGATTCCTTTACAGGCTGGACCGTCTGCTCCGACGCTGGCTACCGGGTTATAGCTACTTGCGCGGCAAACGCCGATCCGgctccgcctccgcctcctcGTTGCTTCTGGAGGGGAAGACCGGTTCCGGTGGGGGAACTGGTGGTGGACTGAATACCATACAAGAGCTGGGCAATCGTTGTGGAAAACGTGGCAATAACAAGAACGAGGTATATCTTGATACGGGCATTGCCAAGTCAGAGTTCTGTCTCCAACTGGAGGTACTGCTGCGCAACAAGATGCTCAAGCAAAAGCAGCtggaaaaggaaaaggagAAGGAAAAGGAGAAAGAGAAGGCGAAGGAGCTGGAAATGAAGCCAACAGGATCTCCATCGATGACCACTAATCTTCGTCAGTAA
- the LOC108130577 gene encoding angiopoietin-related protein 4-like isoform X1 — protein sequence MKLPTVFLLTISCALGLEQESCYLCKEKEDQKVIIEKENNDSNVNSVTKVEATNTTTSPSNSEKPIRVLPDRCPATQGTFSFYPEIQIPGFEPFEVGCYSDLMIGSGWMEVYFKSSGSTEFNSTYEEYINGFGDPKGLWFIGLEKLHILTNWKPHKVYIYDFYGRYSIRCANFVVGDKGEGYMLKKLEGCTGDISHFNLTQGTKFSAYDRDEDGNLDKNWAKELGFGWWFSSGNYDLYYEYLYYLNLYIRRKD from the exons aTGAAGCTACCAACGGTGTTTCTGTTGACTATTTCGTGTGCCCTGGGACTCGAACAGGAG TCCTGCTATCTATGTAAGGAAAAGGAGGATCAAAAGGTGataattgaaaaagaaaacaatgacAGCAACGTGAACTCAGTGACGAAAGTTGAAGCTACTAACACTACCACTAGTCCGTCGAATTCTGAAAAACCAATCAGAG TCCTACCAGATCGTTGCCCAGCAACACAAGGTACATTTTCTTTCTACCCAGAAATCCAAATCCCAGGATTCGAACCTTTTGAGGTGGGTTGTTACTCAGATCTGATGATTGGATCTGGGTGGATGGAGGTTTATTTTAAGAGTTCGGGTTCAACGGAATTCAATAGTACATATGAGGAGTACATCAACGGATTTGGAGATCCGAAGGGTCTTTGGTTCATTGGACTCGAAAAATTACATATTTTAACTAATTGGAAGCCTCATAAGGTTTATATATACGATTTCTATGGAAGATATTCTATAAGATGCGCCAACTTTGTTGTGGGCGACAAGGGCGAAGGCTACATGCTGAAGAAGCTTGAGGGATGCACTGGAGATATATCGCATTTCAATCTAACTCAGGGAACCAAGTTCTCAGCATACGATCGAGATGAGGACGGTAATCTGGATAAAAACTGGGCGAAGGAATTGGGCTTTGGATGGTGGTTCAGTTCTGG GAATTACGACCTGTATTACGAATACctgtattatttgaatttgtacATCCGAAGGAAAGATTGA
- the LOC108130577 gene encoding angiopoietin-related protein 4-like isoform X2 — MKLPTVFLLTISCALGLEQESCYLCKEKEDQKVIIEKENNDSNVNSVTKVEATNTTTSPSNSEKPIRDRCPATQGTFSFYPEIQIPGFEPFEVGCYSDLMIGSGWMEVYFKSSGSTEFNSTYEEYINGFGDPKGLWFIGLEKLHILTNWKPHKVYIYDFYGRYSIRCANFVVGDKGEGYMLKKLEGCTGDISHFNLTQGTKFSAYDRDEDGNLDKNWAKELGFGWWFSSGNYDLYYEYLYYLNLYIRRKD; from the exons aTGAAGCTACCAACGGTGTTTCTGTTGACTATTTCGTGTGCCCTGGGACTCGAACAGGAG TCCTGCTATCTATGTAAGGAAAAGGAGGATCAAAAGGTGataattgaaaaagaaaacaatgacAGCAACGTGAACTCAGTGACGAAAGTTGAAGCTACTAACACTACCACTAGTCCGTCGAATTCTGAAAAACCAATCAGAG ATCGTTGCCCAGCAACACAAGGTACATTTTCTTTCTACCCAGAAATCCAAATCCCAGGATTCGAACCTTTTGAGGTGGGTTGTTACTCAGATCTGATGATTGGATCTGGGTGGATGGAGGTTTATTTTAAGAGTTCGGGTTCAACGGAATTCAATAGTACATATGAGGAGTACATCAACGGATTTGGAGATCCGAAGGGTCTTTGGTTCATTGGACTCGAAAAATTACATATTTTAACTAATTGGAAGCCTCATAAGGTTTATATATACGATTTCTATGGAAGATATTCTATAAGATGCGCCAACTTTGTTGTGGGCGACAAGGGCGAAGGCTACATGCTGAAGAAGCTTGAGGGATGCACTGGAGATATATCGCATTTCAATCTAACTCAGGGAACCAAGTTCTCAGCATACGATCGAGATGAGGACGGTAATCTGGATAAAAACTGGGCGAAGGAATTGGGCTTTGGATGGTGGTTCAGTTCTGG GAATTACGACCTGTATTACGAATACctgtattatttgaatttgtacATCCGAAGGAAAGATTGA
- the LOC108130400 gene encoding uncharacterized protein isoform X1: MTRNAAVSGDEPDEEQTSTGSVPQEPAQAQEDMPAGEDQELPSTDQQKLERIHPSTQQQQQQRRQRQRKKEKPLDPDPDTDSSSCDGGGLKAKRSTRWRSLKDDQDYDYEEDEEEEDEQDGEDDEEGEESYDDYEQSSRPGHRPPARTALNVRSRRKTKNRQISYSSDLDLGGANLDLDIEGEGTRPISGGGDSVDKRRCISKGQMREFREAFRLFDKDGDGCITKEELGTVMRSLGQFARVEELQEMLQEIDVDGDGNVSFEEFVDILSNMTYEDKSGLSSADQEERELRDAFRVFDKHNRGYITASDLRAVLQCLGEDLDEEDIEDMIKEVDVDGDGRIDFYEFVHALGEPEDSQENDDEEENTTSPLPTPKSAISLSYD, from the exons ATG ACGAGAAACGCGGCGGTGAGCGGCGATGAGCCCGACGAGGAGCAGACATCGACTGGCAGTGTCCCACAGGAGCCCGCCCAGGCGCAGGAGGATATGCCGGCTGGCGAGGATCAGGAGTTGCCCAGCACCGACCAGCAGAAGCTGGAGAGGATTCATCCGTCgacacagcagcagcagcagcagagacGCCAGCGGCAGCGCAAGAAAGAAAAGCCTCTGGATCCGGATCCGGACACGGACTCTAGCTCTTGCGATGGCGGCGGCTTGAAGGCTAAGCGCAGCACGCGATGGAGGAGTCTCAAAGATGACCAGGACTACGACTACGAAGAGgacgaagaggaggaggatgagCAGGATGGGGAGGACGACGAAGAGGGTGAGGAATCCTACGACGATTATGAACAATCCTCAAGGCCAGGACATCGTCCTCCAGCCCGAACTGCCTTGAATGTCCGGAGCAGGCGCAAGACGAAAAACCGCCAGATATCCTATTCCTCGGACCTGGACTTGGGTGGCGCGAACCTCGACCTGGACATCGAAGGCGAGGGTACCAGGCCGATATCCGGCGGAGGCGACTCCGTGGACAAGCGCCGCTGCATCTCCAAGGGACAAATGCGAGAGTTCCGGGAGGCGTTTCGCCTCTTCGACAAGGACGGCGACGGCTGCATCACCAAGGAGGAGCTGGGCACCGTGATGCGATCCCTGGGCCAGTTTGCGCGCGTGGAGGAGCTGCAGGAGATGCTCCAGGAGATCGATGTGGACG GGGATGGCAATGTCAGCTTTGAGGAGTTTGTGGACATCCTGTCGAATATGACGTACGAGGACAAGTCGGGCTTGTCCTCCGCGGACCAGGAGGAGCGGGAGCTGCGCGATGCCTTCAGGGTGTTCGATAAGCACAATCGTGGCTATATAACGGCCTCCGATTTGCGAGCAGTGTTGCAGTGCCTGGGCGAGGACTTGGACGAAGAGGATA TTGAGGACATGATCAAGGAGGTGGATGTGGATGGGGATGGCAGAATCGATTTCTACGAATTCGTGCATGCTCTGGGAGAGCCGGAGGACTCGCAGGAGAATGATGACGAGGAGGAGAACACCACTTCGCCGCTGCCCACACCAAAATCGGCTATATCCCTTAGCTATGATTGA
- the LOC108130584 gene encoding ficolin-1-like, translating into MDWFFLALLGCMIPLSLSYEEESCFVSHECEDECGTIFYPIVKPLLKYFETCSAKNLKFEELQATIREKDNEIKILKDQLDALTKSSEISEQPPPFISPITESCSPNENATTTIYIPGRDPFQVICRSGWIVVLNSQRHKHGFNRTFENYKVGFGDPEGEYFIGLERLYLITTSVAHELRVISTYFPPIQCDNFEVSDEDDEYAITSLEGCSGDPAAISLKESTPFSTYDRDQDGQPDTNLAAVWGRGWWYNGLGGVPWSIFDDSRHQMMIRTRN; encoded by the exons ATggattggttttttttggctctTCTGGGGTGTATGATTCCCCTTTCTTTAAGCTACGAAGAGGAG tCATGTTTCGTTTCTCATGAATGCGAAGATGAGTGTGGCACGATTTTCTATCCAATTGTTAAGCCCTTGCTGAAGTACTTTGAAACTTGTAGCGCAAAGAATCTCAAGTTTGAGGAACTACAAGCCACCATTCGAGAaaaggataatgaaataaaaatattaaaagatcAACTTGATGCTTTGACAAAATCAAGTGAGATTTCAGAGCAGCCCCCACCCTTTATCTCCCCAATCACCGAGAGTTGTTCTCCCAACGAAAATGCCACAACAACCATTTACATCCCAGGACGAGATCCTTTCCAGGTGATTTGTCGCTCCGGATGGATTGTGGTCTTGAATAGCCAACGACATAAACATGGTTTTAATCGGACATTCGAGAACTATAAAGTAGGTTTCGGAGATCCGGAGGGAGAATACTTTATTGGCTTGGAAAGGCTGTATCTGATAACGACAAGTGTAGCCCACGAGCTGAGGGTGATCAGCACCTATTTTCCTCCAATCCAATGCGACAACTTTGAGGTGAGTGATGAGGATGATGAATATGCGATAACAAGCCTGGAAGGCTGCTCCGGAGATCCTGCTGCTATATCCCTCAAGGAGAGTACTCCATTTTCCACCTACGATCGGGATCAAGATGGTCAGCCAGACACCAATTTGGCGGCTGTCTGGGGTCGTGGCTGGTGGTACAATGGTCTTGGTGGAGT ACCTTGGAGTATATTCGATGATTCTCGACATCAGATGATGATACGAACGAGAAATTAA
- the LOC108130577 gene encoding angiopoietin-related protein 4-like isoform X3 — protein sequence MKLPTVFLLTISCALGLEQESCYLCKEKEDQKVIIEKENNDSNVNSVTKVEATNTTTSPSNSEKPIRVLPDRCPATQGTFSFYPEIQIPGFEPFESSGSTEFNSTYEEYINGFGDPKGLWFIGLEKLHILTNWKPHKVYIYDFYGRYSIRCANFVVGDKGEGYMLKKLEGCTGDISHFNLTQGTKFSAYDRDEDGNLDKNWAKELGFGWWFSSGNYDLYYEYLYYLNLYIRRKD from the exons aTGAAGCTACCAACGGTGTTTCTGTTGACTATTTCGTGTGCCCTGGGACTCGAACAGGAG TCCTGCTATCTATGTAAGGAAAAGGAGGATCAAAAGGTGataattgaaaaagaaaacaatgacAGCAACGTGAACTCAGTGACGAAAGTTGAAGCTACTAACACTACCACTAGTCCGTCGAATTCTGAAAAACCAATCAGAG TCCTACCAGATCGTTGCCCAGCAACACAAGGTACATTTTCTTTCTACCCAGAAATCCAAATCCCAGGATTCGAACCTTTTGAG AGTTCGGGTTCAACGGAATTCAATAGTACATATGAGGAGTACATCAACGGATTTGGAGATCCGAAGGGTCTTTGGTTCATTGGACTCGAAAAATTACATATTTTAACTAATTGGAAGCCTCATAAGGTTTATATATACGATTTCTATGGAAGATATTCTATAAGATGCGCCAACTTTGTTGTGGGCGACAAGGGCGAAGGCTACATGCTGAAGAAGCTTGAGGGATGCACTGGAGATATATCGCATTTCAATCTAACTCAGGGAACCAAGTTCTCAGCATACGATCGAGATGAGGACGGTAATCTGGATAAAAACTGGGCGAAGGAATTGGGCTTTGGATGGTGGTTCAGTTCTGG GAATTACGACCTGTATTACGAATACctgtattatttgaatttgtacATCCGAAGGAAAGATTGA